The Silene latifolia isolate original U9 population chromosome X, ASM4854445v1, whole genome shotgun sequence genome contains the following window.
TTATTATAACCAGCAAACTCGAAGAGACTATCGTCATTCCCGGAGCTTTTTTGAAGCTTGAACGAATCATGTGTTCCTTTCACGGTCCACTCATTTTCATAATATTCGACCAGTGCATGCTTTTTACCAGAGGCGGTGATGTAATACACCTCAGTTGACAAATCATAAGGGCCTTTTGTAGAATCCTTGCGTATATTCCTAAATaaaataatttcaagatatttaaATCTTTATATCTTCATATGGACCGTAATATTCTTACTGAGTATAAGTTGTCTTcacaattaaaataaaagtaaGATTACCTCTTCTGAAGATTAAAAACTTTTTTTCCGCTACAATCCATGACTCTGGTCTCAACCAAATCAGGTTTGACACGCTGACATCTCGCCAGATGAAACACTTGAGGTGCACGCATTGGAGGAGAAAACGATATAGATACATGAAGTAGTACTGGCTCAGAATTTCCAACGCCAGAGATAAGATCAAGTGAAAGCCATTTATTTGTCCAAAGTTGAGACCCGGAAGCCaacatatcttctaaagaaagagAGCACGAACCAAGTAGCTTCAATGATCTCTTTGGTTCCAGCTCATCGAAAGTAGGTGAATAGGACATGAGTTCAAGGAGAAACTCTCCAGATGGCTCACACTCAAAATAAGCAAAGAGTTTGTCCTTAGAAGCCGATGATATACCCAACCATCTCTTGGTTTTGAAAAGTGTATCAGGTTGATTCTTACTAATTGCAACAAGGAGATTTTCTTTGCGCTCATTTGGTAAGTTCTTGATATCAACAAACTCTAATAATACCTGTTAATGAAAAATACAAATTATTATTTCATAACATCATTAAATTATAgcaaaaattttaaacaatgaCTTTTATCTACCAAGATTGAGGACCAGATAATTCGATATCAATCTAGTATTCCGAAATTTGTAGCAAAGattaacttcttttttttttttgtgtaaagtGAGCCACAAGTGCAATTTTGATGCTCAAATGTTTTAAAACTTTGATCATAAATATAAGGTTGTCAGAAAATCGTTTTTACCTCCGTAGCCTCCACAGTTGGAAAATTTATATGCTGGCCAAAATTTTCGGTCTTgttggatttcttagcatcgacATTGAACCTGTAGGGAACACGCGTGACCGGAGTAGGAATATCTCCTCTACTCATTGCACCAGCCTTCCAATAGCTAAACCCAAAGGTTTGTTCCCATCGTTGGGTAGTTTCGGTAAATCCAGTGTCTAGTCTACTCCCTTTTGATTTATCAGGGTCAGAGTCAATGTGTGGAAGTACACCGCCTATTAATTCCTTCATGTCTTTGCAATAAGAATCTGGGTACAGTTGGTGTGTGTGCCACATCAGATCAACATCGTAAGTGGGGACACCGAAACTTTGCAGACTTGTTTTTCTGTTTGTTCTAATGATATGAAGAAATCCTTTGTATCTAGCTGATGCTTCTTTAAGAAAGCGTTCGTCAGCCATGTGTGGTCGACATGCCTGCCAACATATGTAATCTTTGAGTAATCTAATACAAACATAAAGAATATTAATTACTTTACAAAGTTTATATTACCTGATAAGTGAAACCAGTCTGTCTTTTAACTGCAGCAATCAGATCATAATTAGTAAATTTTTGGGTTTGTGAACTTTTCTGCAAACTCTCTTCTGAAAAGGGTCGTTCTAAGTCAAGCTCATAAGGTTCTTCAGGGTACAGTTTGCTCCATATATCTTCACTTGTGCTCTTCGATGTCGCTTGTATGGATGACATGACTTTGTGGTTAGTAAGGATTCTTCCAAACAACTTCTCACAATCGTATTTGTACCTGACCTGTAACATAGACGTACCAATATAGATGTAATCTAAAGAAGTAATAAAGCTATTTTTTATGAGTATGCCTAGCCTCATGTTAGAAcagttttacaataaaataatataaactgATTTTGATGCTCTTATCATAAAAAAGTGGCGATTGGTGCAAGTTATTTTGGTATCATATCACTGGCTTTGCAATAGGATTTATGCAAAATGGTTTTATAAAAGAATTATTGTTTTTCTATTTGGAATGGATGGCTTTGGGAAAATATTAGTCTAAAGTTAGAACCATACCGGGTTTAACCTATGGCAGTGCCATATCAATTCACAGTCAAGAGGAACAATCAATGCCTCTTCAGAAACAGGGTTCTCCTCATGTTTGGCGAGCAAAGGAAGCCAAAATGTATTGTATCTGAAAGATTCAACATCGACAATAATATTAACTCAACAACCAATTGATTCTTCATAGTACAAGACGCTTAACTGATTAATCATCACATTTTTCTTTTATTAAATTATATTGCATGATGGAGGTTAGTTAAGAACATTTTACCTGTAGACAGCTCTTTGTAAGGCATGATCTTCGAACAGGAAACGATTACGGTGTTCCAATGCATCAAGAAATTTCAGATGAGTTTTAGCAGCCTCAACAAGATCAATACTCACTGAAATGTTTTGTGCCACAGCCCATGCTTTCACTTGTTCTTTTTCCATCTTCACGCCCTATTCAACCGTCAAAATCCAAGATTAATGACGTTTGATCAATGTATTGAAAGACTACAAATTAAAGCTTATGTATATTTATGGTGACGATATGAAAAATATCTGGTGTACTgagaaataagaataaaaaaaaaattgaaactgGTTTGAAATCCGGTTTCTGTTTCGGAAAAGTAGTGGTTAACCGGATTTGGGTTTTGGTTTACAGGGAGTAAAAAAAATCAGTTAATCAGGTAATAAAACCGAATATAAAAATTGCTTCGGTTAACCGGTTTTTCCCATCCCCAATTGTGGGTATGAGCTCTATGTGGGATGAAATAGAGGATATTGTTTGCAAGTCTTACATTAGGTCTTAAAAATTGAAGACTCAATTTAATTctagtttggaaaaaaaaaagcgattttgttttgaaaaaaaaaattagtttatAAGACATGTTACCAAACCGAATTTTAAAATCGGTTTCGTTAATAAGTCTTAAAAATTAAAAACTCAATTTTATACTTATGAATAGAAAATGTGAGCATAACAATAAGTTCTTATAGAGACTTGTTTATGATTTTAAGAGATaaagtgaaaaatattaaaatttaaACTGAGTTTTAAAAATGAATGGTCAGATCTTGAAGACTCACTTTGGGTCTAAAAATAAAGATAATTTGACCTATATTCAGGGTTTATACAATATGTACCTCGTAAAATGGTAACAGTGACGTAAATctctttttaaaaaataaaaagaatatGATTGAAATAGAAAAATATATAAAAACGGTTTTTCTAATGTGTA
Protein-coding sequences here:
- the LOC141616928 gene encoding glycine-rich domain-containing protein 1-like, producing MEKEQVKAWAVAQNISVSIDLVEAAKTHLKFLDALEHRNRFLFEDHALQRAVYRYNTFWLPLLAKHEENPVSEEALIVPLDCELIWHCHRLNPVRYKYDCEKLFGRILTNHKVMSSIQATSKSTSEDIWSKLYPEEPYELDLERPFSEESLQKSSQTQKFTNYDLIAAVKRQTGFTYQACRPHMADERFLKEASARYKGFLHIIRTNRKTSLQSFGVPTYDVDLMWHTHQLYPDSYCKDMKELIGGVLPHIDSDPDKSKGSRLDTGFTETTQRWEQTFGFSYWKAGAMSRGDIPTPVTRVPYRFNVDAKKSNKTENFGQHINFPTVEATEVLLEFVDIKNLPNERKENLLVAISKNQPDTLFKTKRWLGISSASKDKLFAYFECEPSGEFLLELMSYSPTFDELEPKRSLKLLGSCSLSLEDMLASGSQLWTNKWLSLDLISGVGNSEPVLLHVSISFSPPMRAPQVFHLARCQRVKPDLVETRVMDCSGKKVFNLQKRNIRKDSTKGPYDLSTEVYYITASGKKHALVEYYENEWTVKGTHDSFKLQKSSGNDDSLFEFAGYNKIVKLFPGRRLQPGPNQYNNEKSKQDFTTMVEFSTDYPYGRVVGLINSKSRTIKAMDELIVLPSIALAFILSENLSGDEQSGLSIDGEEKVNAKGSFCCGMCADTVDEKVNAKGSVCCGISCEPGMDTILKLAQTKKVGDGAQCIGQCTNCGDLNILEAADCMDRVKAADCMDRVKADADCMDMMKAADCMDIDCMNMVKGADCMDMAKVVDCMDMVKAAKGNGAQCIGQCTNCGDMDLVKGVDCMDMVKVSKPGIGECDGTAAIIGYA